The window GATGTCGCTGCCGTGGGTTGCAGTGTGGGCTCGAGGTGCTGAGCTACTGCCTATGCCGGAGTCGCCTGTGAGTTCATGGCATTCGCTGGCGGGCTTACGGTGTGATTCGACGCTGCCACAATGCGCGCAGGAAGGTGCCGCATGCCCAGTTATCTGACCGTCGAAGACACGATCGGCCGAACCCCGCTGGTTCGCCTGGTGCGCCTGCCGGGCGCCGAGAACGAGCGGCGCGGCAACGTGATCCTCGGCAAGCTCGAGGGCAACAACCCCGCGGGGTCGGTGAAGGACCGGCCGGCCATCAGCATGATCCGCCGCGCCGAGGAGCGTGGCGAGATCAAGCCGGGCGACACCTTGATCGAGGCCACCTCGGGCAACACCGGCATCGCGCTGGCGATGGCGGCGGCGATCCGAGGCTACCGCATGCTGCTGATCATGCCGGAGGACCTGTCGATCGAGCGGGCGCAGTCGATGCGTGCCTTCGGCGCGGAACTGGTGCTGACGCCCAAGGCCGGCGGCATGGAGTACGCGCGCGACCTGGCGGAGCGCCTGCAACGCGAGGGCAAGGGCCGCGTGCTCGACCAGTTCGCCAATGCCGACAACCCGCGCATCCATGTCGAGACCACCGGCCCCGAGATCTGGGACGACACCGAAGGGCAGATCACGCACTTCGTCAGCGCGATGGGGACCACCGGCACG is drawn from Methylibium petroleiphilum PM1 and contains these coding sequences:
- the cysM gene encoding cysteine synthase CysM translates to MPSYLTVEDTIGRTPLVRLVRLPGAENERRGNVILGKLEGNNPAGSVKDRPAISMIRRAEERGEIKPGDTLIEATSGNTGIALAMAAAIRGYRMLLIMPEDLSIERAQSMRAFGAELVLTPKAGGMEYARDLAERLQREGKGRVLDQFANADNPRIHVETTGPEIWDDTEGQITHFVSAMGTTGTITGVSTYLKSRNPGVRIIGAQPSEGSRIPGIRKWPEAYLPKIYEPSRVDETINVSQSDAEDMARRLAREEGLFAGISAAGALWAALEVARTVENATIVFIVCDRGDRYLSTGVFPA